One region of Streptomyces rishiriensis genomic DNA includes:
- a CDS encoding VOC family protein: MNTIPARLDHIVLATPDLAATVAEFTRRTGVVPAPGGVHVGLGTRNCLVDLGHRAYLEIIGPDPEQPTPSYPRPFGVDALAAARTITWAISPPDLDATVADARARGYDTGDVREMSRRRPDGSLLRWRLTDGGSPHPSGLVPFLIDWGSTTHPSASGLPVSPLLELTATAPDPEDVRPLLTTIGTDLALTEGPAGFSFTVDTPNGPVTFN, translated from the coding sequence ATGAACACCATTCCCGCACGTCTCGACCACATCGTTCTCGCGACGCCCGATCTGGCAGCGACGGTCGCCGAGTTCACCCGGCGCACGGGAGTGGTTCCGGCGCCGGGCGGGGTGCATGTCGGGCTCGGCACCCGCAACTGTCTGGTCGACCTGGGGCATCGCGCGTATCTGGAGATCATCGGCCCGGACCCGGAACAGCCCACGCCTTCCTACCCTCGCCCTTTCGGCGTGGACGCGCTCGCCGCCGCACGGACGATCACCTGGGCCATCAGCCCACCAGATCTGGACGCGACGGTCGCGGACGCCCGTGCTCGTGGCTACGACACCGGTGACGTACGGGAGATGAGCAGACGCCGCCCCGACGGCTCCCTGCTGCGATGGCGGCTGACCGACGGCGGCTCCCCGCATCCGTCCGGCCTCGTGCCCTTCCTCATCGACTGGGGCAGCACGACCCACCCCTCCGCCTCCGGCCTGCCCGTCAGTCCCCTTCTGGAACTGACCGCCACCGCTCCCGACCCCGAGGACGTCCGACCCCTCTTGACCACCATCGGCACCGACCTCGCCCTCACCGAGGGCCCGGCGGGATTTTCGTTCACGGTGGACACGCCCAACGGGCCGGTGACCTTCAACTGA
- a CDS encoding hydroxyacid dehydrogenase, with amino-acid sequence MPSAQLPRAVFAMDPVHLPLLFPPPLVARLRQVAEIDPAFVVRDFADPAAASPLAAAEILITGWGCPHLDADILRATPRLRTVLHAAGSVRSLVGEALWGRGVTVSSAVIGNAVPVAEYTLAMILLAGKNAFVHRERFRRTHAQPTPAETATTGNLGRRIGVIGASRVGRRLLALLRPYDFEVLLHDPYVDAAEAAELGARLFSLEDLLRHSDIVSLHAPDIPGTRHMLDRARLALIRDGGVLINTSRGALVDHSALTDELVSGRLHAVLDVTEPEPLPASSPLYRLPNVFLTPHIAGSLGNELERLGRIVVEEVERLAEGLPLGHEVRQADLDRVA; translated from the coding sequence ATGCCCAGCGCTCAGCTCCCCAGGGCCGTGTTCGCCATGGATCCGGTGCACCTTCCCCTGTTGTTTCCCCCGCCGCTCGTGGCCCGGCTACGGCAGGTGGCCGAGATCGATCCAGCGTTTGTCGTAAGGGATTTCGCCGATCCCGCTGCGGCGTCGCCCTTGGCCGCCGCCGAGATCCTGATCACCGGCTGGGGTTGTCCCCACCTCGATGCGGACATCCTCCGTGCCACGCCCCGGCTCCGTACGGTCCTGCACGCTGCGGGCTCGGTGCGTTCCCTGGTCGGAGAGGCATTGTGGGGCCGGGGGGTGACCGTCTCCAGCGCGGTGATCGGCAACGCCGTCCCGGTCGCCGAGTACACACTCGCGATGATCCTCCTCGCCGGAAAGAACGCCTTCGTCCACCGGGAGCGTTTCCGCCGCACCCACGCCCAGCCGACGCCCGCCGAAACCGCGACCACCGGAAACCTCGGCCGCCGGATCGGTGTCATCGGCGCCTCGCGGGTAGGGCGCCGCCTCCTCGCACTTCTGCGCCCGTACGACTTCGAGGTGCTCCTGCACGACCCGTACGTGGACGCGGCAGAGGCCGCCGAACTCGGAGCGCGGCTGTTCTCCCTTGAAGACCTGCTGCGCCACAGCGACATCGTCAGCCTGCATGCGCCCGACATCCCCGGGACCCGCCACATGCTCGACCGCGCCCGCCTCGCCCTGATCCGCGACGGCGGCGTGCTGATCAACACCTCTCGGGGCGCCCTTGTCGACCACTCCGCCCTCACCGACGAACTGGTCTCCGGCCGACTGCATGCCGTCCTGGACGTCACCGAACCCGAACCACTGCCCGCAAGCTCTCCTCTTTACCGGTTGCCGAACGTGTTCCTCACCCCGCACATCGCCGGCTCCCTCGGAAACGAGCTGGAAAGACTCGGCCGCATCGTCGTCGAAGAGGTGGAACGCCTGGCCGAGGGGCTGCCCCTCGGCCATGAAGTGCGCCAGGCAGACTTGGACCGGGTGGCGTGA
- a CDS encoding carboxylesterase/lipase family protein codes for MAGGPTDPRAGVQADPEHDPVVTPPCGAVRGRYENGIAVFRGIPYAAPPFGVRRFRPPVPPAPWDGVRDAGAFGATSPKPPYSEAFAPYLSDPVVAGDDCLNLNVWTPEPGPAARLPVLVWLHGGTLTRGSSAMPVCDGRNFARDGIVFVSINYRLGVEGYGFFPDAPANPGLRDQLAALEWVHRAIRAFGGDPDRVTLAGQSAGAISVGALIAAPRAQGLFRQAILQSGAPEAFERHRVRRMVRRMATRLKVPATAEAFAAVDRDLLLRTQAEAGRLSSPVLGGPAFGIVVDGDLVPRDPLLALVEGDAAVGTDLLLGWTRDEHRLWLVPGGLMERVDRLGPVALAAAMARCRCGREVPRGYRALHPEARTAEIVGQMVTDNLLRNPLQQMAEARSGPSYVYEFAWPSFRPGLGACHGLELGFVFDTGGTAESAKLAGDGAPQELADAMHGAWTRFVATGAPGWEAWGPTHPVRIFGEVDSGRYEGDGIAHEVDGMSHTAYGPRDRERALWAVEAAAVPSGDPVDETTTPDPLLGKTPRGTELKSAMRRLRRAGGARGR; via the coding sequence ATGGCAGGAGGCCCGACGGACCCACGGGCCGGGGTCCAGGCGGACCCCGAGCACGATCCCGTGGTCACGCCCCCCTGCGGGGCCGTACGCGGCAGGTACGAGAACGGCATCGCCGTCTTCCGCGGGATCCCCTACGCGGCACCTCCCTTCGGGGTCCGAAGGTTCCGGCCTCCTGTCCCACCCGCGCCCTGGGACGGGGTGCGCGACGCGGGAGCCTTCGGCGCAACGTCGCCGAAACCGCCGTACTCCGAGGCCTTCGCCCCGTACCTGTCCGACCCCGTGGTGGCGGGCGACGACTGCCTCAACCTCAATGTCTGGACGCCCGAGCCCGGCCCCGCCGCCCGGCTGCCTGTCCTGGTCTGGCTGCATGGCGGCACCCTGACCAGGGGATCGTCGGCAATGCCGGTGTGCGACGGACGGAACTTCGCCCGCGATGGAATCGTTTTCGTCTCGATCAACTACCGGCTGGGCGTGGAGGGCTACGGATTCTTCCCGGACGCCCCCGCCAATCCCGGCCTGCGGGATCAGCTTGCCGCGCTGGAATGGGTGCACCGCGCGATCAGGGCCTTCGGCGGCGACCCCGACAGGGTCACCCTGGCGGGACAGTCCGCCGGAGCCATCAGCGTCGGCGCCCTGATCGCCGCTCCGCGGGCACAGGGCCTGTTCCGCCAGGCCATCCTCCAGAGTGGAGCGCCGGAGGCCTTCGAACGGCACAGGGTCCGGCGCATGGTCCGCCGTATGGCGACCCGGCTGAAGGTGCCCGCCACCGCCGAGGCCTTCGCCGCCGTCGACCGGGATCTGCTGCTGCGTACCCAGGCGGAGGCCGGCAGGCTCAGCAGCCCCGTCCTCGGCGGGCCCGCGTTCGGCATCGTCGTCGACGGCGACCTCGTCCCGCGCGACCCTCTCCTGGCACTCGTCGAAGGGGACGCGGCCGTCGGAACCGACCTCCTCCTGGGCTGGACCCGGGACGAGCACCGGCTGTGGCTGGTCCCGGGGGGACTGATGGAGCGCGTCGACCGGCTGGGTCCCGTCGCCCTCGCCGCCGCGATGGCGCGTTGCCGCTGCGGCCGCGAGGTGCCGCGTGGCTACCGTGCCCTGCACCCCGAAGCCCGAACCGCCGAGATCGTCGGCCAGATGGTCACCGACAACCTGTTGCGCAACCCCCTGCAACAGATGGCCGAAGCCCGTTCCGGCCCGTCCTACGTCTACGAGTTCGCCTGGCCCTCGTTCAGGCCCGGGCTCGGCGCCTGCCACGGCCTCGAGCTCGGCTTCGTCTTCGACACCGGCGGGACGGCCGAGTCCGCGAAACTGGCAGGGGACGGCGCGCCGCAGGAACTCGCCGACGCCATGCACGGAGCGTGGACGCGCTTCGTCGCCACGGGCGCGCCCGGCTGGGAGGCATGGGGGCCGACGCACCCTGTGCGGATCTTCGGTGAGGTGGACAGCGGGCGGTATGAGGGCGACGGTATCGCGCATGAGGTCGACGGTATGTCGCATACCGCGTACGGACCGCGGGACCGTGAGCGGGCCTTGTGGGCAGTGGAGGCAGCCGCCGTTCCCTCAGGAGATCCCGTCGATGAGACGACGACGCCCGACCCCCT
- a CDS encoding LacI family DNA-binding transcriptional regulator — MSQRRTTGGAGRATIRDVAERAGVSVASVSRALSGNYPVSEELRRRVMKVVRDLDYVTNAHARSLAGGGTPTVAILINDITGAAFAHVAKGVEGAATLRGWLSIVGTTGDDPERELALVNLMRHQGVDAVILLGGTNDHDEYQLRMARFARSLDAAGSHLVLVGRPPLEGDVPATTIDYDNESGAYAMAGHLLSAGHRRVLMLPGPAELTTAQGRLRDARRAFEAYGVPFDQGLVRHGPYDDEHGYAAARAALHETPDFTAVLAGTDIVAAGAMQALRGAGLRVPDDVSITGYDDIPLASQLTPRLTTVHVPYEEMGRVALRAVADRRQGAGSGGRRRSGEGEHLVLGTHVVVRESVQPPKRRR, encoded by the coding sequence GTGAGTCAGCGCAGGACGACGGGTGGGGCCGGCCGGGCGACCATACGGGATGTGGCGGAACGCGCGGGGGTGTCCGTCGCAAGCGTTTCCCGCGCGTTGTCGGGCAACTACCCGGTCTCCGAGGAACTGCGGCGCCGCGTGATGAAGGTCGTCCGCGACCTGGACTACGTCACCAACGCGCACGCCCGCTCCCTTGCCGGTGGGGGTACTCCGACGGTGGCCATACTGATCAACGACATCACCGGGGCCGCGTTCGCCCACGTGGCGAAGGGCGTCGAGGGTGCGGCCACCCTGCGCGGCTGGCTGTCGATCGTCGGCACCACGGGAGACGACCCCGAACGCGAACTCGCACTGGTCAACCTGATGCGCCACCAGGGCGTCGACGCCGTGATCCTGCTGGGCGGCACCAATGACCACGACGAGTACCAGCTGCGTATGGCCCGGTTCGCGCGTTCACTGGACGCGGCAGGTTCGCATCTCGTCCTGGTCGGCAGGCCGCCGCTGGAAGGGGACGTCCCGGCCACGACGATCGACTACGACAACGAGTCCGGGGCCTACGCCATGGCCGGCCACCTGCTCTCAGCCGGTCACCGGAGGGTCCTGATGCTGCCCGGCCCCGCTGAACTCACCACTGCACAAGGCAGGTTGAGGGACGCCAGACGGGCCTTCGAGGCATACGGAGTGCCGTTCGACCAGGGGTTGGTGCGGCACGGTCCCTACGACGACGAGCACGGATACGCCGCGGCGCGAGCGGCTCTGCACGAGACACCGGACTTCACCGCCGTGCTCGCCGGCACCGACATCGTCGCCGCTGGAGCCATGCAGGCACTGCGCGGGGCAGGTCTGCGGGTGCCGGACGATGTGTCGATCACGGGCTACGACGACATTCCCCTGGCGTCCCAGCTGACTCCCCGACTGACCACGGTGCACGTGCCTTACGAGGAAATGGGCCGCGTCGCCCTGCGCGCGGTGGCCGATCGGCGGCAGGGAGCCGGAAGCGGCGGCCGACGCAGAAGCGGAGAGGGCGAGCACCTGGTCCTGGGCACCCACGTCGTCGTAAGGGAATCGGTGCAGCCGCCGAAGCGGCGTCGGTGA
- a CDS encoding isocitrate lyase/PEP mutase family protein — MTYGNKLRERIADPGTTPLIGVYDMYSASIAADHYDGMFVSGFGFAASHYGLPDIGFIAWPDMLAFVQRLRGAFPQQHLLVDIDDGYVDPEVACHVVEGLERIGASGVILEDQKRPRRCGHADGKQVLPLNEYLAKLEMVLATRRDMVVVARTDATDEHDILRRAGTLAATDADVILVDGVRTVEWIRRIRDVVGSKPLLFNQIAGGKSPRLSLSELSDLGVNVAIYSTPCLFAAHAAMDSALADLKRADGRLPEVDAESGIGVRASTELLERNIARLRTAPESVNA, encoded by the coding sequence GTGACTTACGGGAACAAGTTGCGGGAGCGGATCGCCGACCCGGGAACGACCCCGCTGATCGGCGTGTACGACATGTACTCGGCTTCGATCGCGGCGGATCACTACGACGGCATGTTCGTCTCGGGCTTCGGCTTCGCGGCGTCGCACTACGGACTGCCGGACATCGGTTTCATCGCCTGGCCGGACATGCTGGCGTTCGTGCAGCGGTTGCGGGGCGCGTTTCCGCAGCAGCATCTGCTGGTGGACATCGACGACGGGTACGTCGATCCGGAGGTCGCCTGTCATGTGGTGGAGGGCCTCGAGCGCATCGGGGCCTCCGGCGTGATCCTGGAGGACCAGAAGCGGCCGCGCCGGTGCGGTCACGCAGACGGCAAGCAGGTACTGCCCCTGAACGAGTACCTGGCGAAACTGGAGATGGTGCTCGCCACCCGGCGTGACATGGTCGTGGTGGCCCGTACGGACGCCACCGACGAGCACGACATCCTGCGGCGGGCCGGCACGCTCGCCGCCACCGATGCGGACGTCATCCTGGTCGACGGGGTCCGTACCGTGGAATGGATCCGCCGGATCCGTGACGTGGTGGGAAGCAAGCCGCTGCTGTTCAACCAGATCGCCGGCGGCAAGTCTCCCCGGCTCTCGCTCAGCGAGCTGTCCGACCTGGGCGTGAACGTCGCGATCTACAGCACGCCGTGTCTTTTCGCCGCGCACGCGGCGATGGACTCCGCGCTCGCCGACCTCAAGCGGGCCGACGGCCGGCTCCCCGAGGTGGACGCGGAGAGCGGCATCGGCGTGCGGGCCTCGACCGAGTTGCTGGAGCGGAACATCGCGCGCCTGCGCACCGCGCCCGAGAGCGTGAACGCGTGA
- a CDS encoding LacI family DNA-binding transcriptional regulator, producing MVRTASASGTAGPTLAVVAREAGVSVPTASKVVNGREDVAPETRRRVTEALDRLGYVRRPRFDATKPPRLIDLVVHSLDSSWSGAVLHGVEEAAHDAGLDVVVSAALSRSRVGRPQRGWLDKLTVRGSAGVLFNLTELTASQYAWLEQHHTPFVLIDPVVEPPPGVVSVGAANWQGGVTATEHLLALGHERIAVIAGPPRKMCSSARVAGYRSALASAGLAYRPEYLHNGGFDELVAHRRMHELLDLPERPTAVFVCSDRMALGVCLALAERGLTIPHDVSVVGFDDLPESRWTTPALTTVRQPLSEMAATGLRLLLRMMDGEQPEGTRTELSTRLVERASTAPPHRRAGA from the coding sequence ATGGTGCGTACGGCAAGTGCGAGCGGGACGGCCGGGCCGACCCTGGCGGTCGTGGCCCGCGAGGCAGGTGTGTCGGTGCCGACCGCCTCCAAGGTGGTCAACGGCAGGGAGGATGTTGCCCCCGAAACCAGACGGCGGGTGACGGAGGCGCTGGACCGACTGGGTTATGTGCGCAGACCGCGCTTCGACGCGACCAAGCCGCCCCGGTTGATCGACCTCGTCGTGCACTCGCTGGACAGTTCCTGGTCGGGCGCGGTGCTGCACGGCGTGGAGGAGGCGGCACACGACGCGGGCCTGGACGTGGTCGTCTCGGCCGCCCTGTCCCGCTCCCGCGTGGGCCGCCCGCAGCGCGGCTGGCTGGACAAGCTGACCGTGCGCGGATCGGCCGGAGTTCTCTTCAACCTCACGGAGTTGACGGCCTCTCAGTACGCTTGGCTGGAGCAGCACCACACCCCCTTCGTGCTGATCGACCCGGTGGTCGAGCCGCCGCCCGGAGTGGTGTCGGTGGGTGCGGCGAACTGGCAGGGCGGGGTCACGGCGACCGAGCACCTGCTTGCCCTCGGCCACGAACGCATCGCCGTGATCGCCGGCCCGCCCCGCAAGATGTGCAGCAGCGCCCGGGTCGCCGGATACCGCTCGGCCCTGGCGTCGGCAGGGCTCGCGTACCGCCCGGAGTACCTGCACAACGGCGGCTTCGACGAACTGGTGGCCCACCGGCGCATGCACGAACTGCTCGACCTGCCCGAGCGGCCGACGGCCGTTTTCGTCTGCTCCGACCGCATGGCCCTCGGCGTCTGTCTGGCCTTGGCTGAGCGGGGGTTGACGATCCCCCACGACGTCAGTGTGGTCGGCTTCGACGATCTGCCGGAGTCCCGGTGGACCACCCCCGCTCTCACCACCGTGCGCCAGCCCCTATCGGAGATGGCCGCAACAGGGTTGCGGTTGTTGCTGCGGATGATGGACGGCGAGCAGCCGGAGGGGACCCGGACGGAGTTGTCGACACGGCTCGTGGAGCGGGCGAGCACGGCTCCGCCGCACCGGCGAGCAGGAGCATGA
- a CDS encoding ThuA domain-containing protein, with protein sequence MTVRLLVYTRTTDYRHDSIPDAVAAVRALGEFAVDHTEDPAALEASLDGYAAVVFLSTSGEVLTPAGRERLAGYVEAGGGFVGVHAASCTEYDWPYYGELLGARFAGHPEYQPGKAVIEDHDHPATRSLPAVWNLTDEWYDFRVNPRGRVRVLAVADESSYTGGGMGSDHPLVWCREQGRGRVFYTALGHASQAYADPQFRDHLGGGIAWAARLRDQ encoded by the coding sequence ATGACCGTTCGCTTGCTCGTGTACACCCGCACAACCGATTACCGCCACGACTCCATCCCGGACGCCGTTGCCGCCGTACGCGCGTTGGGTGAGTTCGCAGTCGACCACACCGAGGACCCGGCGGCCCTGGAGGCCTCACTCGACGGGTACGCGGCCGTGGTTTTCCTCTCCACCAGCGGCGAGGTGCTGACCCCGGCCGGGCGGGAACGCCTCGCCGGTTACGTCGAGGCGGGCGGTGGTTTCGTCGGCGTGCACGCGGCGTCCTGCACCGAGTACGACTGGCCGTACTACGGCGAGCTCCTCGGCGCCCGCTTCGCCGGTCATCCCGAGTACCAGCCGGGCAAGGCGGTGATCGAGGACCACGATCATCCCGCCACCCGTTCACTGCCGGCGGTCTGGAACCTCACCGACGAGTGGTACGACTTCCGCGTCAACCCGCGCGGACGGGTACGCGTTCTCGCCGTCGCCGACGAGTCGTCGTACACGGGCGGGGGGATGGGAAGTGACCACCCGCTGGTCTGGTGCCGGGAGCAAGGCCGGGGACGCGTTTTCTACACGGCCCTCGGGCACGCCTCCCAGGCCTACGCCGACCCGCAGTTCCGTGACCATCTTGGCGGTGGCATCGCCTGGGCGGCACGGCTGCGGGACCAGTGA